The Bradyrhizobium sp. WBAH42 genome includes a window with the following:
- a CDS encoding YhaN family protein has protein sequence MRIRQLDLLRYGHFTDAIIPLAAGKPDFQMLLGENEAGKSTAMNGVEDLLFGIPANSPRNFLHEYNAMRLGALLEKGADTLKLRRRKGNKDTLLAGDDTPIPSGEGALAPFLAGADRRFYTRMFSLDHDRLRQGGKDILQAQDDVGQMLFSASAGITGLRETLKSMEAEADALWASRRAAHRRYFQAEERFKAAEAAMRDDVVTTTKWQALKSAFETAIDAYGVIEGEIEIKSAELGKLGRIRRVHRDVRKRGETQSAIDALREVIPFDAEASKILEKAAADEAAATTRIAALSEQIAALETECAALTFDDVLLARTEDIAQLRDRRIQVRAGKADLPKRRAELAAAEATLVRLAGELEWSGDIDQLIARIPAKAKVAVLRGLLNRRGAQSGAVENAKSAVAEAEDKLGEIAADIEAHGAVMDISKLAAIIKATRELGDIAGQVANSKREEQEARTSIARLLKAMRPAVADAVVLEAMPVPPLASVEAHRDACRSLEHRQRTCREQIRNAEQERMRRRKALERIVADEQVVTADELERLRCRRDTGWSIIRRRHVEGVPVAEDEIAAFGQPDALAQDFEAAMRGADSAADQRFEHADAAAQLAVIGRQISEQDDLLESLGQEDRALAQESTALEAGWAALWSASSMAPQDPDVMIEWLRARAEILDANARLSVAERHTAAWQQRAGESKRLVLAELEALGASTASLAAQPLHLVIETAAAQERRHEHAAKTSRDLDDAHRKAMGALARKRKDLEKAEAEWAEWTSAWQAALDVLQLSTAATPETAEAQINAIDDMREAAVRINDLRHERIEKIERDVKAFEADVAALAQAIAPHLGGTDPEEAVLQLDRLCAEAARARDLKGAKDSEIAGLQEKIDTCRESNREARETIAHLQQKAGVASTDDLRIAIQRSDEKRKLSAELDRLTDALTQDGDGLSVAELAAECAGTDPDAIAAKYQTLTDEVQELRNRLMEAREARNTARQAFDGIGGEDRAARDAADRQAALAEMTEIAEQYVRLRSAIVLLQWAIDRYRREKQAPMLKRAGELFAILTCGSFQALQLEFDEHDNMQLAGQRHDGRRVPVAGMSTGTADQLYLALRIAAIEDYLGHAEPMPFIADDLFINFDDKRAGAGFRVLGELAKKTQVLFFTHHEHLLEVARKALGAPISGVTLAVAASPPQARSEAA, from the coding sequence CACGGCGATGAACGGGGTTGAAGACCTGCTCTTCGGCATTCCGGCGAACTCGCCCCGCAACTTCCTGCACGAGTACAACGCCATGCGGCTGGGCGCGCTCCTGGAGAAGGGGGCCGACACGCTCAAACTGCGCCGCCGCAAAGGCAACAAGGACACGCTGCTGGCCGGCGACGACACGCCCATCCCTTCGGGCGAGGGGGCGCTCGCCCCGTTTCTGGCCGGGGCCGATCGCCGCTTTTACACGCGCATGTTCAGCCTCGATCACGATCGCCTGCGCCAAGGCGGCAAAGACATCCTGCAGGCGCAGGACGATGTCGGGCAGATGCTGTTTTCGGCGAGCGCCGGAATCACCGGCCTGCGCGAGACGCTCAAGTCCATGGAGGCGGAAGCCGACGCGCTTTGGGCCTCACGCCGCGCGGCGCACCGGAGGTATTTCCAGGCAGAAGAACGCTTCAAGGCCGCCGAGGCCGCGATGCGCGACGATGTGGTGACGACCACCAAGTGGCAAGCGCTCAAGAGCGCGTTCGAGACGGCTATCGACGCTTACGGCGTCATCGAAGGCGAAATCGAGATCAAGTCAGCGGAGTTGGGCAAGCTCGGCCGAATCCGGCGGGTGCACCGCGACGTGCGCAAGCGCGGCGAGACTCAAAGCGCTATCGATGCGCTGCGCGAGGTCATCCCGTTTGATGCCGAGGCCTCCAAAATTTTGGAGAAGGCTGCCGCGGACGAAGCGGCCGCCACGACGCGCATCGCGGCCTTGAGCGAGCAGATCGCGGCGCTTGAGACGGAATGCGCAGCCCTAACCTTCGACGATGTCTTGCTGGCACGCACCGAAGACATCGCGCAGCTCCGTGATCGCCGCATCCAGGTTCGCGCCGGAAAAGCCGATTTGCCCAAGCGGCGGGCGGAACTGGCCGCGGCGGAGGCCACGCTCGTTCGCCTGGCGGGCGAGCTTGAATGGAGCGGAGACATCGATCAATTGATCGCGCGCATCCCTGCCAAGGCTAAGGTTGCGGTCCTGCGCGGCTTGCTCAACCGCCGTGGGGCGCAATCCGGGGCGGTGGAGAATGCCAAGAGCGCTGTGGCCGAAGCCGAGGACAAGCTCGGCGAGATAGCAGCCGACATCGAAGCGCATGGGGCAGTGATGGATATCTCCAAGCTCGCGGCTATCATCAAGGCCACGCGCGAACTTGGCGACATCGCCGGCCAGGTTGCGAATTCGAAGCGCGAGGAGCAGGAGGCGCGGACCTCAATTGCACGCTTGCTGAAAGCCATGCGGCCCGCCGTCGCCGATGCCGTCGTCCTGGAAGCAATGCCCGTTCCCCCGCTGGCTTCGGTTGAAGCCCATCGCGATGCTTGCCGCAGCCTGGAGCACCGGCAGCGGACCTGCCGCGAGCAGATCCGCAATGCCGAACAGGAGCGTATGCGCCGCCGGAAAGCGCTTGAGCGCATTGTTGCCGACGAACAGGTCGTGACCGCTGACGAGCTTGAACGCTTGCGCTGCCGACGTGACACCGGCTGGTCGATCATCCGGCGCCGCCATGTCGAAGGGGTTCCGGTTGCCGAAGACGAGATCGCGGCCTTCGGCCAGCCCGATGCGCTGGCGCAGGACTTCGAGGCCGCCATGCGCGGCGCGGACTCGGCAGCGGATCAGCGCTTCGAGCACGCTGATGCCGCCGCGCAGCTAGCGGTCATTGGCCGCCAGATCAGCGAGCAGGACGACCTGCTGGAATCCTTGGGCCAGGAAGACCGGGCGCTCGCGCAAGAGAGCACAGCCCTGGAGGCCGGCTGGGCCGCGCTGTGGTCCGCCAGCTCCATGGCTCCGCAAGATCCCGATGTGATGATCGAGTGGTTGCGCGCGCGAGCGGAAATCCTGGACGCGAACGCGCGGCTTTCGGTGGCCGAGCGTCATACAGCCGCATGGCAACAGCGTGCGGGCGAGAGCAAGCGTCTCGTCTTGGCCGAACTGGAAGCGCTGGGCGCATCCACGGCCTCGCTAGCTGCCCAGCCGCTCCACCTCGTTATCGAAACGGCGGCGGCGCAGGAGCGCCGGCACGAACATGCCGCCAAGACGTCGCGCGATCTTGACGACGCGCATCGCAAAGCGATGGGCGCGCTCGCACGCAAGCGCAAGGATCTGGAGAAGGCCGAGGCCGAGTGGGCGGAGTGGACGAGCGCTTGGCAGGCCGCCTTGGACGTGTTGCAGCTCTCCACCGCGGCGACGCCGGAGACCGCCGAAGCGCAGATCAACGCCATCGACGACATGCGCGAGGCGGCGGTCCGCATCAACGATCTTCGCCATGAGCGCATCGAAAAAATCGAGCGCGACGTGAAGGCGTTCGAGGCCGACGTGGCTGCTTTGGCGCAAGCCATCGCTCCGCATCTGGGCGGCACGGATCCCGAAGAAGCCGTGTTGCAGCTTGATCGCCTGTGCGCAGAGGCGGCGCGAGCGCGGGACCTCAAGGGCGCGAAGGATTCCGAGATCGCCGGCTTGCAAGAGAAGATCGATACGTGCCGGGAATCGAACCGTGAAGCGCGCGAAACCATCGCGCATCTCCAGCAGAAGGCTGGCGTCGCTTCGACCGACGACTTGCGGATCGCGATTCAGCGCTCCGATGAGAAGCGTAAACTCAGCGCCGAGCTGGATCGGCTCACGGACGCGCTGACCCAGGATGGCGACGGTCTTTCCGTCGCGGAACTGGCCGCCGAGTGCGCGGGCACAGATCCCGATGCCATCGCCGCCAAATACCAGACGCTCACCGACGAGGTGCAGGAATTGCGCAACCGCCTGATGGAAGCGCGCGAAGCCCGCAATACCGCCCGCCAAGCCTTCGACGGGATCGGCGGTGAAGACCGTGCGGCGAGGGACGCCGCCGATCGCCAGGCGGCGCTCGCCGAGATGACCGAGATCGCCGAGCAGTATGTCCGGCTGCGATCAGCCATCGTGTTGCTGCAATGGGCGATCGATCGGTACCGCCGGGAGAAGCAAGCGCCGATGCTCAAGCGCGCAGGCGAGCTGTTCGCCATCCTCACCTGCGGGTCATTCCAAGCGCTGCAGCTCGAATTCGACGAGCACGACAACATGCAGCTCGCCGGCCAGCGACACGACGGCCGGCGGGTTCCGGTCGCGGGCATGAGCACCGGCACCGCGGACCAGCTCTACCTCGCGCTGCGGATCGCCGCGATCGAGGATTATCTCGGCCACGCCGAGCCCATGCCGTTCATCGCGGACGATCTGTTCATCAACTTCGACGACAAGCGCGCGGGCGCAGGCTTCCGCGTCCTGGGCGAACTCGCCAAGAAGACGCAAGTCCTGTTCTTCACGCACCACGAGCACCTGCTGGAGGTCGCGCGAAAGGCCTTGGGCGCGCCGATCAGCGGCGTAACGCTGGCGGTGGCCGCTAGCCCGCCGCAGGCACGTTCGGAGGCCGCCTAA